Within the Cyanobacteria bacterium GSL.Bin1 genome, the region CTAAATGCTGGGCTCTGATCAAACGAAGCGGATCCAAAGTTTCTGGAATCAACAGAACAATCGGTGTCGTTGCCAACGTTGGAATATTTCTTAAACTATAGCTCAGTTGTTCCCCCGACCAAGTAGATATCTCTAAGGCACAGAAAATTAGACAAGGCTGCGATCGCGCAACCAGACTGAGTGCTGAAATGGGATCATCAATGATTGTAGTAGTATATCCTTGAGATTTTAAAATATCTTTAATTTGTTGACTAACTTGCTTTTCTTCATTGATGCAAACAACTTGATTAGAGGAAGGGGATTGATCGATTGTCGAGTAATCAACACTCAACTCTGTCCAAAGTTCTTCTTCTGCCAACAGTTGTAACCAGCCTCGCTGGATGTAGGGATAAAGTGCTTGGCTAATGGTCAGTAAGTTTTTATTGAGATAACGAGCAATTCGCCGTAATGAGAGTTGACCCTGACACGCTACAGCTAAGCTACGATAGGCAGAAAAAGTCAAGGCTTGCTTGAGTTCATTTGTCTTGATGATCAGGGGACATTGCTCCGGAGAAGTAATATAGGGATAAAGCTGTTTCCATTGTTGCAATTCTCGTGTTACTTGTCTTAAATTTGGAGTGACTTCAATCGTAGCAAGCTGAG harbors:
- a CDS encoding DUF4388 domain-containing protein, with amino-acid sequence MYGSLHEFDIRSLLEWIERGQYTGQLLIETTSAFPSQNQSSPTGTKPSFWLLFFSKGQLTYTINQNHLHLQRLQDYLRRYQVEATVEYLPKIENIPLPIDSFQTTGRVLPEYNYLWVLLEHQILTSEQAIQILEHIVHETLFDLLSLNQGHFIFERKTVLQPQLATIEVTPNLRQVTRELQQWKQLYPYITSPEQCPLIIKTNELKQALTFSAYRSLAVACQGQLSLRRIARYLNKNLLTISQALYPYIQRGWLQLLAEEELWTELSVDYSTIDQSPSSNQVVCINEEKQVSQQIKDILKSQGYTTTIIDDPISALSLVARSQPCLIFCALEISTWSGEQLSYSLRNIPTLATTPIVLLIPETLDPLRLIRAQHLGVTSFLAQPITETDLLKILHEYGQ